In Macrobrachium rosenbergii isolate ZJJX-2024 chromosome 6, ASM4041242v1, whole genome shotgun sequence, a genomic segment contains:
- the LOC136839108 gene encoding putative nuclease HARBI1: protein MADEQEHRIRRPRNFRPRLDIFNVYDDSDFRKRYRVDQNGLMYVTDLIREAIANLTERSHAVTPEMKVALTLRYFATGKMQLCNGDDFGLSQPTISRIITQTVDALTVPRMIQRFVKFPTNPVEIQRIQADFSQIAGFPGVVGVIDGTHIKIVAPKDFEEVYINRKNFHSINVQVVFDANYLVRNIVAKWPGSVHDSRILRESGVWRGFEQNRVPAGCYLLGDSGYPCKRWLLTPYLRPEGQHQEAYNRAHKKTRSVVERGIGQLKRRFQVLHGEIRVNPQKAAKIIMACGIMHNICKERNIPIEDENEHEEDVDDHNRDEVFQPAQGEPVPDGALFRENILETTS from the exons ATGGCAGACGAACAAGAACACCGCATTCGCCGCCCGAGGAATTTTCGTCCAAGACTGGATATATTCAATGTGTATGACGACAGTGACTTTAGAAAAAGATATAGAGTTGATCAAAATGGCCTCATGTATGTGACTGACTTGATCAGAGAGGCGATTGCCAACCTTACAGAGAGGAGTCATGCCGTAACACCAGAGATGAAAGTGGCGCTTACTTTGAGATATTTTGCAACAGGCAAAATGCAACTCTGCAATGGTGATGACTTTGGCCTCTCTCAGCCCACAATTAGCAGAATAATTACACAGACTGTTGATGCTCTTACAGTTCCACGGATGATCCAAAGATTTGTGAAGTTCCCAACCAATCCCGTGGAAATTCAAAGAATACAAGCTGACTTTTCACAAATTGCTGGATTCCCCGGTGTAGTGGGTGTGATTGATGGCACCCATATCAAAATTGTTGCTCCAAAAGATTTTGAAGAAGTTTACATCAATAGAAAAAACTTTCACAGCATCAATGTACAAGTTGTTTTTGATGCTAATTACCTAGTGAGGAACATTGTTGCAAAGTGGCCAGGATCTGTTCATGACTCAAGAATTTTGCGTGAAAGTGGAGTTTGGCGAGGATTTGAACAGAACCGAGTACCTGCTGGATGCTACTTGTTAGGGGATAGTGGGTACCCGTGTAAACGCTGGTTGTTGACACCTTACCTAAGGCCTGAGGGACAACATCAAGAAGCTTATAACAG GGCTCACAAGAAAACGCGAAGTGTCGTGGAAAGAGGAATAGGTCAGCTGAAAAGAAGATTTCAGGTTCTCCATGGCGAAATAAGAGTCAACCCTCAAAAGGCAGCCAAGATCATCATGGCATGTGGCATCATGCATAATATATGCAAAGAACGGAACATCCCAATCGAAGATGAAAATGAacatgaagaggatgttgatgaCCATAATCGTGATGAAGTGTTCCAGCCTGCGCAAGGAGAACCAGTTCCAGATGGTGCACTTTTCAGGGAAAATATTCTCGAAACCACTTCAT GA